A region from the Triticum aestivum cultivar Chinese Spring chromosome 3D, IWGSC CS RefSeq v2.1, whole genome shotgun sequence genome encodes:
- the LOC123073987 gene encoding polyadenylate-binding protein 5-like → MAEGQLYALFCQVAPVASLRICRDVTGRSLGYAYVNFYSREDAKRALDSFTPANRKHIRVMFSNRDPTLRLSGKANIFIKNLVPNIDGKSLSDMFGRYGTILSCKVATHFNGQSKGYGFVQFAEETSANDAIDNLNGKLNLPKEFTHSDLLQEFGPFGTITSVVIMRDNDGISKCFGFVNYGQLECAAEAMKSLNGKMIKDTILYVGRAQKKSEREAELKENFERARNKKFKKFEGLCLYVKNLDDSINGLNLRGLFEFFGEIGSCKVMVDSQGRSQGDDFVSFTTIEAVHKAIDGMNRKIVGKKPLYVGVAQCKEERRAMLVVPSADK, encoded by the exons ATGGCGGAGGGGCAGCTCTACGCCCTTTTCTGCCAGGTGGCGCCCGTGGCGTCCCTCCGTATCTGCCGGGACGTCACTGGCAGGTCACTTGGGTACGCCTACGTGAATTTCTACAGTAGGGAGGACG CCAAACGTGCATTAGACTCTTTTACCCCTGCCAACAGGAAGCATATCCGAGTTATGTTCTCGAATAGGGACCCAACGCTGCGATTGAGTGGAAAGGCCAATATATTCATAAAAAATCTTGTGCCAAATATTGATGGCAAGAGCTTGAGTGATATGTTTGGTCGCTATGGCACTATACTATCATGCAAAGTGGCCACTCACTTTAACGGTCAATCAAAAGGGTACGGATTTGTTCAGTTTGCAGAGGAGACATCTGCCAATGATGCCATCGACAACTTGAATGGCAAGTTG AACTTGCCAAAGGAATTCACTCACAGTGACCTTCTGCAAGAGTTTGGTCCATTCGGTACAATTACTAGCGTTGTAATCATGAGAGATAATGATGGAATATCCAAATGCTTCGGATTCGTTAACTATGGGCAATTAGAATGTGCTGCAGAAGCTATGAAAAGTCTTAATGGGAAGATGATTAAGGATACAATTTTGTATGTTGGAAGAGCTCAGAAAAAGTCAGAAAGAGAAGCAGAGCTGAAAGAAAACTTTGAGCGTGCGAGAAATAAGAAATTCAAAAAGTTTGAAGGGCTCTGTCTATACGTGAAGAATCTAGATGATAGTATTAATGGTCTAAATCTTAGAGGGTTATTTGAATTTTTTGGTGAGATAGGATCATGCAAG GTTATGGTTGATTCACAAGGAAGGAGCCAGGGTGATGACTTTGTGTCATTTACAACTATTGAAGCTGTCCACAAGGCT ATTGACGGGATGAACAGGAAGATAGTTGGCAAAAAGCCATTGTATGTTGGTGTAGCTCAATGCAAAGAGGAAAGACGAGCGATGCTAGTG GTGCCTTCTGCTGATAAGTGA